GATTCACTCAAATAAACTTGTTTTTATGGGTTTTGCATTGATGCCCAATGTGTGTTCTGCATTTCTTTCCACAGAATCTCAATCCAATCATTCTAATCAATCAGATAGTGGAGTTTCAGATACCCAGACAGGACATGTCCGTTCTCAAAGTATCGTTAGCTCCATCTTCTCAGAGGCCTGGAAGCGTGGTACCCAACTGGAAGAGTCTGGCAAAATTAGCGTAAGTATCACACAACAGACAATACTATATTACCGTGATAGGATATGAATTTCGCCATTGCGTAACATTGGCCTTGCTTGTAAGCCATGATTTCTACGTAAGGAAGCAGCCAAGAATTCTCCATTAAATTTGGAGAAACAGCCAAGCCTCATACATTCTGGGAATATTCCATTATGGTAACAGTTGCTTCATGTCGCAGCTTGCTCCCCTATGTTTTatgctatgttttgttttgttttcctgttgccTCGCAGTCTCATGTGGCAAATGCAAAACCCGGAACAGCTCAGAGCTCCACTGCAGTGATGACTTAAGCAGGGGTAGAGTTAAGGTCAGGGGCCTTGTTTGAACTATTAACCTGGGTGAATGATGCAACCAAAATCATGCAGACTAACTTTTTTCAAGAGATATCTAATATTTAAGCACACTGATTAGTCCACAAGTGCCTGAGACTTTAGTGCCCTAATTTGACAATGTcatgcaccccccaccccaatttattaATAATCTGTCATGGTTCTGGTTTAGCATATATTGCTGGAAAATTCTTCCCAGAATGAAGAATCTTAAAAGAGTTCTATAGCTTGCTGAATTTCAGATAAGTACTCTTTGCAATGGTATGCATAGCTCTAAATTGCAGGAAACCATTGTTTCACAatgcttccctcaaataatcacATAATACGGAGAAACGGTCATAAAATATAGGATTGTTCATTTGGTGGTCCATTAGCTATTAACAGATGTCACAAATTAAATCACCTTAATAACTTGACCAGAACTCTTGGTGCCTTCTGTTtgacctcttccttctcccccagTGCAATAATCCCTGCATGCCTTGACTCCCCTTCCTATTCTGTGATATAGTTAGTCGTGATGGTTTTCACTCTGTGTATTGATTATCAGTGCTTGGTCACTTGCATTCCcctcctgtcaaatttggccGTATATATTTCTACCTTAGGCAGTTGTGAGGGATTCTGCTCTAAAAGCAATGGGAGATCTTGTCTTCCCTAATGCAATTGCGAACTTTGTGCGGGTCCCCCTGCATATAGTACCAACCCAACCTTCTCTCTTAGTTATACGACGCTTTATTCGACTTTTTGTAATTCATAGTAGTTAAGTTTATAGCAGGCACTTTCACAATCATTTCTCTTTTCATATatgtttgaattttatttttatttttttgtattcccTTCCCTTTTAGGCTAGAATGGACTCAATAAGCCGACCCTTTACTTCAGTCCCACCAGCTTTGTCTCCGCAGGCCAAAGCGACCCCCCTATATTCAGCTTCACAGCCATCGCCTCCccttccaccccctccccctcctccgccACCCCCTCCTCCACCGCCACCCCCTCCGCCCCCGCCCCTCCCCAGCCAGTCCATGTCATCCGGAGGCGGCTCAGCCACCGTCTTTGTGAAGTACAGCACGATAACAAGGCTGCAGAACGCCTCTCAGCATGGGGGGCTTCTCTTCAAGCCCCCCCATATGATGCAGCAACCCCCACCAATTCTGCCACCCGCAAAACCCCAGAACCCAGTGCCCCCTAATGGCGTggtccctccgccgccgcccccgccgccTCCCCCCACGCCCGGCTCAGCTATGGCGCAGCTCATGAAGCCCGTGCCCTCCATCCCGTCAGTGCCGCAGTTCACGCCgccaccccctcctccccctcctctcaaaATCCACCAGATTCATCAGAATATTCCTCCGGCGCCAGCCGCGGCCCCTGCCACGCCGCCGCCTCCCCCGCCTATGCCTGCGCCGCCGCCTCCCCAAGCCCCTCCTAAGCCTGCCATGACTCTGCCTACACAGAGCAGCTCAAAAGCCGCCTCGCCTGTCGCGGCGCAACCCAcgccccctgcccctgccctggTTCCTTCAGCGATGAAGAAGCAGCCCAGTTTCGCAACTCCGCAGGTTCCCCTGTCTCCTGTCCCACTAGGccctctccccccgcccactTTGCCCAAGCAGCAGAGCTACTCCGGCAAACTTCCGCCCTCGCCGCAGTCCCCTGTGCCATCGGTGGTGAAGCAAATCGCCAGCCACTTCCCTCCGCCTCCCATGCCGGCTTCAGAGCCTCAGCCTTTAAAGCCCACCCCTCTGAATGTGCCGCCGCAGTCTCCTCCGGCAGTCAAAGCCAAGCCGAAATGGCAGCCCACCGCCGTCCCATCTCCCGACTTCCCTCCTCCGCCACCTGAAAGTAGCCTAGCCTTTCCTCCGCCGCCCTCCCCTGCTCCGGCGGTGGTGTCTCCCACGCCGGACAAGTCAGGGGGTTCCCCGGTCAAGAAGTCTACTAAGACGTCCAGCCCGGGAGGAAAGAAGCCGCCACCGACTCCCCAGCGAAACTCCAGCATAAAATCCAACAGCTCAGCGGAGTACCACGAATCAAAGAGGCCGTCGGTGGATAGCCTGGTCAGCAAATTTGCACCTCCGCCAGAGCCTTTGGGGTCTCCTGTGAAGGAGACTCCGCTCCCCCCTGCAGCTCCCCCCAAGCCAGGAAAGCTCAATCTGCCTATCGTACTTCAGCAAGCGGGAATTTCCGCAAAGGCACCTGCCGCAGGAGCGCCCGGGAAGGGTACCGTGGAAGAGTTTCCTTCCCCTCCGTCGGATTCAGACTTCCCCCCTCCGCCGCCTGAAATCGACCTCCCTCTGCCGCCCATTGAGATTCCCGCCGTGTTTTCGGGCAACACCTCTCCCAAAGTGGCCGTCGTCAACCCTCAGCCCCAGCCCCCGTGGTCCAAACAGTCAGGGAAGAAAGCTCCTCCCCCCACCCGCCCCAAGCGCAACGACAGCACCCGGCTCACGCAGGCGGAAATGGCCGAAGCGCAGGCCGCCGCGGCTCCGCAAGCAGCCGTGGCTCCGCAAGTGCCCACCTCGCCCAAGTCTGGCCTTAGCGTTCAGCCCGGGTTCCTGGCCGACCTGAACAGGACTCTGCAGCGCAAGTCCATCACGCGGCACGGCTCCCTCTCCTCGGCCCGGATATCCAGGGCGGAGCCGACGGCCACCATGGA
The nucleotide sequence above comes from Podarcis raffonei isolate rPodRaf1 chromosome 1, rPodRaf1.pri, whole genome shotgun sequence. Encoded proteins:
- the RAPH1 gene encoding ras-associated and pleckstrin homology domains-containing protein 1 isoform X2, coding for MEQLSDEELDHGAEEDSDKEDQDLDKMFGAWLGELDKLTQSLDTDKPMEPVKRSPLRQETNIANFSYRFSMYNLNEALNQGETVDLDALMADLCSIEQELSSIGSQSANSMSMKRFATEGKMAQKPSGGGRFAAKHSSMKGLSSSSSSRVTKPSHAIFSLDDITAQLEKASLSMDEAAQQPIMEDSKPIVATQHRRTASAGTVSDAEVRSISNSSRSSITSAASSMDSLDIDKVTRPQELDLTQQGQPVSEHSYLDRETSLLLRNIAGKPSHLLTKEEQAAKLKAEKIRVALEKIKEAQVKKLVIRVHMSDDSSKTMMVDERQTVRQVLDNLMDKSHCGFSLDWSLVETISELQMERIFEDHENLVENLLNWTRDSQNKLMFVERIEKYALFKNPQNYLLGKRETSEMADRNKEVLLEECFCGSSVTVPEIEGVLWLKDDGKKSWKKRYFLLRASGIYYVPKGKAKVSRDLVCFLQLDHVNVYYGQDYRNKYKAPTDYCLVLKHPQIQKKSQYIKYLCCDDIRTLHQWVNGIRIAKYGKQLYVNYQEALKRTESAYDWTSLSSSSIKSGSSSSSLPESQSNHSNQSDSGVSDTQTGHVRSQSIVSSIFSEAWKRGTQLEESGKISARMDSISRPFTSVPPALSPQAKATPLYSASQPSPPLPPPPPPPPPPPPPPPPPPPPLPSQSMSSGGGSATVFVKYSTITRLQNASQHGGLLFKPPHMMQQPPPILPPAKPQNPVPPNGVVPPPPPPPPPPTPGSAMAQLMKPVPSIPSVPQFTPPPPPPPPLKIHQIHQNIPPAPAAAPATPPPPPPMPAPPPPQAPPKPAMTLPTQSSSKAASPVAAQPTPPAPALVPSAMKKQPSFATPQVPLSPVPLGPLPPPTLPKQQSYSGKLPPSPQSPVPSVVKQIASHFPPPPMPASEPQPLKPTPLNVPPQSPPAVKAKPKWQPTAVPSPDFPPPPPESSLAFPPPPSPAPAVVSPTPDKSGGSPVKKSTKTSSPGGKKPPPTPQRNSSIKSNSSAEYHESKRPSVDSLVSKFAPPPEPLGSPVKETPLPPAAPPKPGKLNLPIVLQQAGISAKAPAAGAPGKGTVEEFPSPPSDSDFPPPPPEIDLPLPPIEIPAVFSGNTSPKVAVVNPQPQPPWSKQSGKKAPPPTRPKRNDSTRLTQAEMAEAQAAAAPQAAVAPQVPTSPKSGLSVQPGFLADLNRTLQRKSITRHGSLSSARISRAEPTATMDDMALPPPPPELLTEKQKSSNFGGSHISGYATLRRGPPPAPPKRDQNTKLSRDW
- the RAPH1 gene encoding ras-associated and pleckstrin homology domains-containing protein 1 isoform X3 — encoded protein: MEQLSDEELDHGAEEDSDKEDQDLDKMFGAWLGELDKLTQSLDTDKPMEPVKRSPLRQETNIANFSYRFSMYNLNEALNQGETVDLDALMADLCSIEQELSSIGSQSANSMSMKRFATEGKMAQKPSGGGRFAAKHSSMKGLSSSSSSRVTKPSHAIFSLDDITAQLEKASLSMDEAAQQPIMEDSKPIVATQHRRTASAGTVSDAEVRSISNSSRSSITSAASSMDSLDIDKVTRPQELDLTQQGQPVSEEEQAAKLKAEKIRVALEKIKEAQVKKLVIRVHMSDDSSKTMMVDERQTVRQVLDNLMDKSHCGFSLDWSLVETISELQMERIFEDHENLVENLLNWTRDSQNKLMFVERIEKYALFKNPQNYLLGKRETSEMADRNKEVLLEECFCGSSVTVPEIEGVLWLKDDGKKSWKKRYFLLRASGIYYVPKGKAKVSRDLVCFLQLDHVNVYYGQDYRNKYKAPTDYCLVLKHPQIQKKSQYIKYLCCDDIRTLHQWVNGIRIAKYGKQLYVNYQEALKRTESAYDWTSLSSSSIKSGSSSSSLPESQSNHSNQSDSGVSDTQTGHVRSQSIVSSIFSEAWKRGTQLEESGKISARMDSISRPFTSVPPALSPQAKATPLYSASQPSPPLPPPPPPPPPPPPPPPPPPPPLPSQSMSSGGGSATVFVKYSTITRLQNASQHGGLLFKPPHMMQQPPPILPPAKPQNPVPPNGVVPPPPPPPPPPTPGSAMAQLMKPVPSIPSVPQFTPPPPPPPPLKIHQIHQNIPPAPAAAPATPPPPPPMPAPPPPQAPPKPAMTLPTQSSSKAASPVAAQPTPPAPALVPSAMKKQPSFATPQVPLSPVPLGPLPPPTLPKQQSYSGKLPPSPQSPVPSVVKQIASHFPPPPMPASEPQPLKPTPLNVPPQSPPAVKAKPKWQPTAVPSPDFPPPPPESSLAFPPPPSPAPAVVSPTPDKSGGSPVKKSTKTSSPGGKKPPPTPQRNSSIKSNSSAEYHESKRPSVDSLVSKFAPPPEPLGSPVKETPLPPAAPPKPGKLNLPIVLQQAGISAKAPAAGAPGKGTVEEFPSPPSDSDFPPPPPEIDLPLPPIEIPAVFSGNTSPKVAVVNPQPQPPWSKQSGKKAPPPTRPKRNDSTRLTQAEMAEAQAAAAPQAAVAPQVPTSPKSGLSVQPGFLADLNRTLQRKSITRHGSLSSARISRAEPTATMDDMALPPPPPELLTEKQKSSNFGGSHISGYATLRRGPPPAPPKRDQNTKLSRDW